One Leifsonia shinshuensis DNA window includes the following coding sequences:
- a CDS encoding polyprenol monophosphomannose synthase: MRTIVILPTYNERENIGPVVGRIRASAPEVDVLVVDDGSPDGTGQIADALAATDANVKVLHRAGKEGLGAAYRAGMAWALADGYDAVVEMDADGSHRPEELPSLLAGLRTVPQGDAADGADLVLGSRWVEGGGVVNWPARRRFLSKGGSTYSRLWLGVPAKDVTGGYRAFTADALRRIRFEDVESQGYCFQIDMLRRAYDAGLTVVEVPITFVEREHGVSKMSGSIVAEAMLRVTGWGIAGLPRRFRRRAVPATVTETTQRA; the protein is encoded by the coding sequence ATGCGAACCATCGTCATCCTGCCCACGTACAACGAGCGGGAGAACATCGGACCCGTGGTCGGACGGATCCGCGCTTCGGCGCCGGAGGTCGACGTCCTCGTGGTCGACGACGGTTCGCCGGACGGCACGGGCCAGATCGCGGACGCGCTCGCCGCGACCGACGCCAACGTCAAGGTCCTGCACCGCGCGGGCAAGGAGGGGCTGGGCGCCGCCTACCGGGCCGGGATGGCCTGGGCGCTCGCCGATGGTTACGACGCTGTGGTCGAGATGGACGCCGACGGCTCGCACCGCCCCGAAGAGCTTCCCTCACTCCTCGCCGGCCTCCGCACGGTTCCGCAGGGCGACGCGGCGGACGGCGCCGACCTCGTGCTCGGCTCCCGCTGGGTCGAGGGCGGCGGCGTGGTCAACTGGCCCGCGCGCCGGCGCTTCCTCTCCAAGGGCGGCAGCACCTACTCGCGCCTCTGGCTCGGCGTCCCGGCGAAGGACGTGACCGGAGGCTACCGCGCGTTCACCGCCGACGCCCTGCGCCGTATCCGCTTCGAGGACGTCGAGAGCCAGGGCTACTGCTTCCAGATCGACATGCTGCGCCGAGCATACGACGCCGGCCTCACCGTCGTGGAGGTGCCGATCACCTTCGTCGAGCGCGAGCACGGGGTGTCCAAGATGAGCGGCAGCATCGTCGCCGAGGCGATGCTGCGCGTCACCGGCTGGGGGATCGCCGGTCTCCCGCGCCGCTTCCGCCGCCGTGCCGTCCCCGCGACCGTGACGGAGACGACGCAGCGGGCGTAG
- a CDS encoding LysE family translocator: MVPPPSLLAFALASIALIVIPGPSVLFVIGRSLALGRLGGLLSVLGNALGMLPLVVAVSLGIGALVAQSMVAFTIVKFAGAAYLMYLGVQAIRHRRHTAVTHEATPPRRSHWRIVGEGMLVGLTNPKSLVFFVAVLPQFVNYQAGAIPAQLFELGVVFLLLALTFDSVWALAAGTARAWFGRSPKRVERLGATGGVLMIGLGGILALTGNKH, encoded by the coding sequence ATGGTCCCGCCGCCCTCCCTGCTCGCGTTCGCGCTCGCGTCCATCGCACTCATCGTGATCCCGGGGCCGAGCGTGCTGTTCGTGATCGGGCGGTCGCTGGCCCTCGGGAGGCTCGGCGGCCTCCTGAGCGTGCTCGGGAACGCGCTCGGGATGCTGCCGCTGGTCGTCGCGGTGTCGCTCGGGATCGGGGCGCTCGTCGCGCAGTCGATGGTGGCTTTCACGATCGTGAAGTTCGCGGGTGCGGCGTACCTGATGTACCTCGGCGTGCAGGCCATCCGGCACCGACGGCACACGGCTGTGACGCACGAGGCGACCCCGCCGCGGCGGTCTCACTGGCGGATCGTCGGCGAGGGGATGCTGGTCGGGCTGACCAACCCCAAGTCGCTGGTGTTCTTCGTGGCGGTGCTGCCGCAGTTCGTGAACTACCAGGCGGGCGCCATCCCGGCGCAGCTGTTCGAACTCGGGGTGGTGTTCCTGCTGCTGGCGCTGACGTTCGACAGCGTGTGGGCGCTCGCTGCGGGGACCGCCCGGGCATGGTTCGGGCGGTCACCGAAGCGGGTCGAACGGCTCGGCGCGACCGGCGGCGTGCTGATGATCGGACTCGGCGGCATCCTGGCGCTGACCGGGAACAAGCACTGA
- a CDS encoding acetyl-CoA C-acetyltransferase, with protein MTSPLPEPRPNDVVILSAARTPLGKVTGVLASQTAVQLGTVALRKAIEQSGIQASDIDTVIFGQVLQAGAGQNPARQTAIGAGIGWDVPATTINKVCLSGLAAVIDAARLIRAGEATVVAAGGQESMTNAPHILPGSRKGWTYGSLEALDTAAYDGLTDAFDKISMGASTEGYTEKLGLTREAQDAFAASSHQRAGAAAASGVFAEEIAPVSIPQRKGDPVVVAADEGVRPDSTVEVLAKLRPSFAEGGTLTAGNSSPLSDGAAALILTSRENAERLGLEWLAVVGASGQVAGPDNSLHSQPSNAINAALKRAGWSVDDLDLVEINEAFAAVALQSTADLDVDPEKVNIHGGAIALGHPIGASGARLAGHAAHELARRGAGRAAVALCGGGGQGDALLLWR; from the coding sequence ATGACCAGTCCCCTCCCCGAACCCCGTCCGAACGACGTCGTCATCCTCTCGGCCGCGCGCACGCCGCTCGGCAAGGTGACCGGCGTGCTCGCCAGCCAGACAGCGGTGCAGCTCGGGACCGTCGCGCTGCGCAAGGCGATCGAGCAGTCCGGGATCCAGGCCTCCGACATCGACACCGTGATCTTCGGTCAGGTGCTGCAGGCCGGCGCAGGACAGAACCCGGCACGGCAGACGGCGATCGGCGCCGGGATCGGCTGGGACGTCCCGGCGACGACCATCAACAAGGTGTGCCTGTCGGGGCTCGCTGCGGTGATCGACGCGGCGCGGCTCATCCGCGCGGGCGAGGCGACCGTGGTCGCGGCGGGCGGCCAGGAGTCCATGACGAATGCCCCGCACATCCTGCCCGGCTCGCGGAAGGGCTGGACCTACGGCTCGCTCGAAGCGCTGGACACGGCGGCCTACGACGGGCTGACGGACGCGTTCGACAAGATCTCGATGGGCGCCTCCACGGAGGGCTACACGGAGAAGCTCGGGCTGACGCGGGAGGCGCAGGACGCCTTCGCGGCCTCGTCGCACCAGCGCGCGGGGGCGGCTGCGGCCTCCGGGGTGTTCGCGGAGGAGATCGCGCCGGTCAGCATCCCGCAGCGCAAGGGCGACCCGGTGGTCGTCGCGGCGGACGAAGGCGTGCGCCCGGACTCGACCGTGGAGGTGCTGGCCAAGCTGCGGCCGAGCTTCGCCGAAGGCGGGACGCTCACGGCCGGCAACTCGTCGCCGCTCAGCGATGGAGCGGCAGCGCTCATCCTGACATCGCGCGAGAACGCCGAGCGGCTGGGGCTGGAGTGGCTCGCCGTCGTCGGGGCGAGCGGGCAGGTGGCAGGGCCGGACAACTCGCTGCACTCGCAGCCGTCCAATGCGATCAATGCGGCTCTCAAGCGGGCCGGGTGGAGCGTGGACGATCTGGACCTGGTGGAGATCAACGAGGCGTTCGCGGCGGTGGCGCTGCAGTCGACGGCCGACCTGGACGTGGATCCGGAGAAGGTCAACATCCACGGCGGGGCGATCGCGCTCGGGCATCCGATCGGGGCGTCGGGAGCGCGGCTGGCGGGGCATGCGGCGCACGAGCTGGCGCGGCGCGGGGCCGGGCGGGCTGCGGTGGCGCTGTGCGGTGGCGGCGGGCAGGGGGATGCGCTGCTGCTGTGGCGGTGA
- a CDS encoding MmgE/PrpD family protein: protein MKLHNVRVHRSDENLARQDQLAWKIAEVAADPVEVDSEVADMVINRVIDNAAVAAASLTRRPVVSARSQALAHPLPAAQLEELTASADHPQDGATVFGEPQRLRVSPEWAAWANGVAVRELDYHDTFLAAEYSHPGDNIPPITAVAQHAARAYGLTGRDLVRGIATGYEIQIDLAKAISLHAHKIDHVAHLGPSAAAGIGTLLHLPPATIFQAIGQALHTTTATRQSRKGEISSWKAHAPAFAGKMAVEAIDRALRGETSPTPIYEGEDGVIAWLLDGPNASYDVPLPEAGEAKRAILDSYTKEHSAEYQAQAWIDLARKLHTEHPEAADPERVESIVIHTSHHTHYVIGSGANDPQKYDPTASRETLDHSIPYIFTVALQDGGWHHVESYLPTRAARPDTVALWGKVTTTEDPEWTRRYHSIDPAEKAFGGRVVITLADGRVFEDQIAVADAHPLGARPFARADYVAKFRSLAADVLEEAEIERFLALAERLPELSAAELGGLTITARPGLLAGVPAPRGLF from the coding sequence GTGAAGCTCCACAACGTTCGTGTGCACAGAAGCGATGAGAACCTCGCCCGTCAGGATCAGCTCGCCTGGAAGATCGCGGAGGTCGCCGCCGACCCGGTGGAGGTCGACTCCGAGGTCGCCGACATGGTCATCAACCGCGTCATCGACAACGCCGCCGTGGCCGCCGCGTCCCTCACCCGCAGGCCGGTCGTCTCGGCGCGCTCGCAGGCGCTGGCCCACCCGCTGCCGGCCGCGCAGCTGGAGGAGCTGACCGCCTCCGCCGATCACCCGCAGGACGGCGCCACCGTCTTCGGCGAGCCGCAGCGGCTCCGCGTCAGCCCGGAGTGGGCGGCCTGGGCGAACGGCGTCGCCGTGCGCGAGCTCGACTACCACGACACCTTCCTCGCCGCGGAGTACTCGCATCCCGGCGACAACATCCCGCCGATCACGGCCGTGGCCCAGCACGCCGCCCGCGCGTACGGGCTGACCGGCCGCGACCTCGTGCGCGGCATCGCGACCGGCTACGAGATCCAGATCGACCTGGCGAAGGCGATCAGCCTGCACGCGCACAAGATCGACCACGTCGCCCACCTCGGGCCGTCGGCGGCGGCCGGGATCGGCACGCTGCTGCACCTGCCGCCGGCGACGATCTTCCAGGCCATCGGCCAGGCCCTCCACACCACGACCGCCACCCGGCAGTCGCGCAAGGGCGAGATCTCCAGCTGGAAGGCGCACGCCCCCGCCTTCGCCGGCAAGATGGCCGTCGAGGCGATCGACCGGGCCCTGCGCGGCGAGACCAGCCCGACCCCGATCTACGAGGGCGAGGACGGCGTGATCGCCTGGCTGCTCGACGGCCCGAACGCCTCCTACGACGTGCCGCTGCCGGAGGCCGGGGAGGCCAAGCGCGCCATCCTCGACTCCTATACCAAGGAGCACTCCGCCGAGTACCAGGCGCAGGCCTGGATCGACCTCGCCCGCAAGCTCCACACGGAGCACCCGGAGGCCGCCGATCCCGAGCGCGTGGAGAGCATCGTCATCCACACCTCGCACCACACCCACTACGTGATCGGCTCCGGCGCGAACGACCCGCAGAAGTACGACCCCACCGCCTCCCGCGAGACGCTGGACCACAGCATCCCGTACATCTTCACCGTCGCGCTGCAGGACGGCGGCTGGCACCACGTGGAGTCCTACCTCCCGACCCGCGCCGCGCGTCCCGACACCGTCGCGCTCTGGGGCAAGGTCACCACGACCGAGGACCCGGAGTGGACCCGCCGCTACCACTCGATCGACCCGGCCGAGAAGGCGTTCGGCGGCCGCGTCGTCATCACGCTCGCCGACGGCCGCGTGTTCGAGGACCAGATCGCCGTCGCCGACGCGCACCCGCTCGGCGCGCGGCCGTTCGCCCGAGCCGACTACGTCGCCAAGTTCCGCTCCCTGGCGGCCGACGTGCTGGAGGAGGCCGAGATCGAGCGCTTCCTCGCGCTGGCCGAGCGCCTCCCCGAGCTGTCCGCCGCCGAGCTCGGCGGCCTCACCATCACCGCGCGCCCCGGCCTGCTTGCCGGTGTCCCCGCGCCGAGAGGACTGTTCTGA
- a CDS encoding Na+/H+ antiporter — protein MDPVITIVWIVSFVVVTVTVTGLSRRVNWSAPVVLVVVGAIASFIPGVPQVALEPELVLYGLLPPLLFAAAIQTSVVDVRARRDGILLLSVGLVVFTVVVVGFTTWLVVPAITVAAAFAFGAVVAPTDTVAVTAIAGRVHLPRRLVTVLEGESLLNDATALVALNASIAAIVSIVNPWAIAGDFVIAVVVGVGMGLLVGWVLSLIRKQLRSPVLDTSIGLITPYLAFIPSQFLHGSGILSVVVAGLYLGYRSPTIQTAEARIAETINWRTIEFLLENAVFLFIGLELSSILNSAFRSGITVAQTVWISIAVLLALFLARFLWMVGTTALYRYGPQRLRERGWTWPTGIAVSFAGIRGVVTLAAVFLLPESTPHREFLQFLAFVVVVATLLEGLALPWVIRRLKLPPPDFAQEAGEMERLLAEAQAAGLEHLESQVTGKEDERVIERLRVNAVFLSEALENPVPDAEVAAPLEYRKLRRSMIVAERQAVLEARAEGRYQELAVRSVLAFLDAEESALKAGGTEGKKLM, from the coding sequence ATGGATCCGGTCATCACCATCGTCTGGATCGTGTCGTTCGTCGTCGTCACGGTCACGGTCACGGGGCTCTCGCGTCGCGTGAACTGGTCTGCGCCCGTCGTGCTCGTGGTCGTCGGCGCGATCGCGTCGTTCATCCCGGGGGTTCCGCAGGTCGCTCTGGAGCCCGAACTCGTGCTGTACGGGCTGCTGCCCCCACTGTTGTTCGCCGCGGCCATCCAGACCTCGGTGGTCGACGTCCGCGCCAGGCGCGACGGCATTCTGCTGCTCTCGGTGGGGCTGGTGGTGTTCACGGTGGTCGTCGTCGGCTTCACGACCTGGCTGGTGGTGCCGGCGATCACGGTCGCCGCGGCGTTCGCCTTCGGGGCGGTGGTGGCGCCGACGGACACGGTGGCGGTGACGGCGATCGCGGGGCGCGTCCACCTCCCCCGGCGGCTCGTCACCGTGCTGGAGGGCGAGAGCCTGCTCAACGATGCGACCGCGCTCGTGGCGCTGAACGCGAGCATCGCCGCGATCGTCAGCATCGTGAACCCGTGGGCGATCGCGGGAGACTTCGTGATCGCCGTCGTGGTCGGGGTCGGGATGGGCCTCCTGGTGGGGTGGGTGCTCTCGCTCATCCGCAAGCAGCTCCGCTCCCCCGTCCTGGACACCTCGATCGGGTTGATCACGCCGTACCTGGCGTTCATTCCGTCGCAGTTCCTGCACGGGTCGGGCATCCTGTCCGTCGTCGTCGCGGGCCTCTACCTCGGCTACCGCTCTCCGACGATCCAGACTGCGGAGGCCCGGATCGCGGAGACGATCAACTGGCGGACGATCGAGTTCCTGCTGGAGAACGCGGTCTTCCTCTTCATCGGGCTGGAGCTGTCGAGCATCCTGAACTCGGCGTTCCGGTCGGGCATCACGGTGGCGCAGACGGTGTGGATCAGCATCGCGGTGCTGCTGGCGCTGTTCCTGGCGCGGTTCCTCTGGATGGTCGGCACGACGGCGCTCTACCGATACGGGCCGCAGCGCCTGCGCGAGCGCGGCTGGACCTGGCCGACCGGCATCGCTGTGTCGTTCGCCGGGATCCGCGGAGTGGTGACGCTCGCCGCGGTGTTCCTGCTGCCGGAGTCCACCCCGCACCGGGAGTTCCTGCAGTTCCTGGCGTTCGTCGTGGTGGTGGCGACCCTGTTGGAAGGGCTCGCGCTGCCGTGGGTCATCCGTCGGCTCAAGCTGCCGCCCCCGGACTTCGCGCAGGAGGCCGGGGAGATGGAGCGGCTGCTCGCCGAGGCACAGGCGGCCGGCCTGGAGCACCTGGAGTCGCAGGTGACCGGCAAGGAGGACGAACGGGTGATCGAACGTCTGCGGGTCAACGCGGTGTTCCTCTCCGAGGCGCTCGAGAATCCGGTGCCGGACGCGGAGGTGGCGGCTCCGCTCGAGTACCGGAAGCTGCGGCGGTCGATGATCGTCGCGGAACGGCAGGCGGTCCTGGAGGCGCGGGCGGAAGGGCGGTACCAGGAGCTGGCGGTGCGGTCGGTGCTCGCGTTCCTGGACGCGGAGGAGTCGGCGTTGAAGGCGGGAGGGACGGAGGGGAAGAAGTTGATGTGA
- a CDS encoding YbhB/YbcL family Raf kinase inhibitor-like protein, which yields MSRDPLERFGAVPQFTVTSDDVADDRKLDSAQWGAGGGGGDVSPQLSWSGFPAETKSFAVTIHDPDAPTGSGFWHWAVYNIPASVTSLPSGAGAEGGANLPQGAAMLSNELRSKSFTGAGPPPGTGTHHYYVVVHALDVDHLDLDPESTPAVLGFNAHFHSLGRAVVVPVATAGDI from the coding sequence ATGTCGAGAGATCCGCTGGAGCGCTTCGGCGCCGTTCCTCAGTTCACCGTCACAAGCGACGACGTCGCCGACGACCGCAAGCTCGACAGCGCACAGTGGGGCGCGGGCGGAGGCGGTGGCGACGTCTCGCCGCAGCTCTCCTGGAGCGGGTTCCCGGCCGAGACGAAGAGCTTCGCCGTCACCATCCACGACCCGGACGCCCCGACCGGCTCGGGATTCTGGCACTGGGCGGTCTACAACATCCCGGCCTCGGTGACCTCGCTGCCGTCCGGTGCGGGCGCCGAAGGCGGAGCGAACCTCCCGCAGGGCGCCGCCATGCTCTCGAACGAGCTGCGCTCGAAGAGCTTCACCGGCGCGGGACCGCCTCCCGGGACCGGCACGCACCACTACTACGTCGTGGTGCACGCGCTCGACGTCGACCACCTCGACCTCGACCCGGAGTCGACGCCCGCCGTGCTGGGCTTCAACGCGCACTTCCACTCGCTGGGCCGCGCCGTCGTCGTGCCCGTCGCCACGGCCGGCGACATCTAG
- the trhO gene encoding oxygen-dependent tRNA uridine(34) hydroxylase TrhO has translation MPVAKVLLFYAFAPLPDPDAVRLWQRDLCEALGLRGRILLSKDGVNGTLGGELDALKRYLRKTKDYAAFHDLDVKWSEGSGLDASGASLDFPRLSVRVREEIVSFGAPSELRVDESGVVGGGERLDPDALHTLLGSRDDVVFFDGRNRFEAEIGRFRGAVVPDVATTREFVAELESGRYDHLKDKPVVTYCTGGIRCEVLSGLMRSRGFGEVYQLDGGVVRYGERFGDDGLWEGSLYVFDGRGSVRFSDHAAVLGRCAGCGAATSRMRNCVDLSCREQLVVCEECDAVECAAHAA, from the coding sequence GTGCCCGTCGCGAAAGTCCTCCTCTTTTACGCCTTCGCACCGCTCCCCGACCCGGACGCGGTGCGGCTCTGGCAGCGCGACCTGTGCGAGGCGCTCGGGCTGCGCGGGCGCATCCTGCTGTCGAAGGACGGCGTCAACGGGACGCTGGGCGGCGAGCTGGACGCGCTGAAGCGGTATCTGCGGAAGACGAAGGACTACGCGGCGTTCCACGATCTCGACGTGAAGTGGAGCGAAGGATCGGGGCTTGACGCCTCGGGGGCGTCGCTCGACTTCCCGCGCCTCTCGGTGCGGGTGCGCGAGGAGATCGTGTCGTTCGGGGCGCCGTCGGAGCTCCGGGTGGACGAGTCGGGCGTGGTCGGCGGAGGCGAGCGGCTCGACCCGGACGCGCTGCACACGCTCCTGGGCTCCCGCGACGACGTGGTCTTCTTCGACGGGCGCAACCGGTTCGAGGCGGAGATCGGCCGGTTCCGCGGGGCTGTGGTGCCCGATGTGGCGACCACCCGCGAGTTCGTCGCGGAGCTGGAGAGCGGACGGTACGACCACCTCAAGGACAAGCCGGTCGTGACGTACTGCACCGGCGGGATCCGCTGCGAGGTGCTGTCAGGGCTGATGCGGTCGCGCGGGTTCGGGGAGGTCTACCAGCTCGACGGCGGAGTGGTCCGCTACGGCGAGCGCTTCGGCGACGACGGGTTGTGGGAGGGCTCGCTCTACGTGTTCGACGGGCGCGGCTCTGTGCGGTTCTCCGATCATGCGGCGGTCCTCGGGCGATGCGCGGGGTGCGGGGCGGCGACGTCGCGGATGCGGAACTGCGTCGATCTGTCGTGCCGGGAGCAGCTGGTGGTGTGCGAGGAGTGCGACGCCGTGGAGTGCGCGGCGCACGCGGCGTGA
- a CDS encoding bifunctional 2-methylcitrate synthase/citrate synthase: MTDPEIHKGLAGVVVDTTNISSVNPETNSLLYRGYPVQELAANCSFEEVAWLLWHGELPTAQELADFQKLERGLRRLDDRTRRALDDIPASAHPMDALRTAVSQLGGLDPTLEQENGILDPELNLSRAVYLFAQLPTIVAYIQRRRRGLDLVEPRDDLDYAENFLWLTFGEVPDDVVVDAFRVSLVLYAEHSFNASTFTARVIASTLSDVYSAVTGAIGALKGPLHGGANEAVMHAFDEIGSADRAEAWLDDALAEKRKIMGFGHRVYKNGDSRVPTMRASLETLVEHYDRQDMLDLYDALEKAMGDRKNIKPNLDYPSGPAYNLMGFDTETFTPLFAAARVTGWTAHIFEQYAANSLIRPLSLYTGPTERHLDR; encoded by the coding sequence ATGACCGACCCCGAGATCCACAAGGGCCTCGCCGGCGTCGTGGTGGACACCACGAACATCTCGTCCGTGAACCCCGAGACCAACTCCCTGCTGTACCGCGGCTACCCCGTGCAGGAGCTGGCCGCGAACTGCTCGTTCGAGGAGGTCGCCTGGCTGCTGTGGCACGGCGAGCTGCCGACGGCGCAGGAGCTGGCCGACTTCCAGAAGCTGGAGCGCGGCCTGCGCCGCCTGGACGACCGCACCCGTCGCGCGCTGGACGACATCCCGGCCTCCGCGCACCCGATGGACGCCCTGCGCACCGCGGTCAGCCAGCTCGGCGGCCTCGACCCGACGCTGGAGCAGGAGAACGGCATCCTCGACCCGGAGCTCAACCTCAGCCGCGCCGTCTACCTGTTCGCGCAGCTCCCGACGATCGTCGCCTACATCCAGCGCCGCCGCCGCGGGCTGGACCTCGTGGAGCCGCGCGACGACCTCGACTACGCGGAGAACTTCCTCTGGCTGACGTTCGGCGAGGTGCCGGACGACGTGGTCGTGGACGCGTTCCGGGTCTCGCTGGTGCTCTACGCGGAGCACTCGTTCAACGCTTCCACGTTCACCGCGCGCGTCATCGCATCGACACTCTCGGACGTCTACTCGGCCGTCACCGGAGCGATCGGCGCCCTCAAGGGACCGCTGCACGGCGGCGCCAACGAGGCCGTCATGCACGCCTTCGACGAGATCGGCAGCGCCGACCGGGCCGAGGCGTGGCTGGACGACGCCCTCGCCGAGAAGCGGAAGATCATGGGCTTCGGCCACCGCGTCTACAAGAACGGGGACTCGCGCGTCCCGACGATGCGCGCCTCCCTGGAGACGCTGGTCGAGCACTACGACCGTCAGGACATGCTCGACCTCTACGACGCGCTCGAGAAGGCGATGGGCGACCGCAAGAACATCAAGCCGAACCTGGACTACCCGTCCGGCCCGGCCTACAACTTGATGGGCTTCGACACCGAGACCTTCACCCCGCTCTTCGCCGCGGCCCGCGTCACCGGCTGGACCGCCCACATCTTCGAGCAGTACGCCGCCAACTCCCTCATCCGCCCCCTGTCGCTCTACACCGGCCCCACCGAGCGCCACCTGGACCGCTGA
- a CDS encoding JAB domain-containing protein, with translation MSEPEEAEESLAHVPSHDRPRERMRRLGVGSLTDDEVLALVLGSGQMGRNVLSLARAILARCGGFPGLATMDFARLETLPGVGPATAGRLVAIIEIWRRAGRSSAWTRLVDDDAIAEVVRPELLHRDSERFVVVVADRAARPLEIVLMRDGGVDERAIQPADILQAVLTRGGRSFAVAHNHPAGTLDASVADTVLTRRLYQAAATIGLRFLGHILVAGDQWTALSTTGSVGSVRGRDRSSRAGWRDAASA, from the coding sequence ATGTCCGAGCCGGAAGAAGCAGAGGAGTCCCTTGCCCATGTACCCAGTCACGACCGCCCACGGGAGCGGATGCGCCGGCTCGGCGTCGGCTCACTCACCGACGACGAAGTGCTCGCCCTCGTCCTCGGCTCCGGCCAGATGGGGCGGAACGTCCTGTCGCTGGCCCGTGCCATCCTCGCGCGCTGCGGTGGATTTCCCGGTCTTGCGACGATGGACTTCGCGCGGCTCGAAACGCTGCCCGGCGTCGGCCCCGCGACAGCCGGACGACTCGTCGCGATCATCGAGATCTGGCGCCGTGCGGGGCGATCATCCGCGTGGACGCGGCTGGTTGACGACGACGCCATCGCGGAGGTCGTCCGGCCCGAGCTGCTGCATCGAGACAGCGAGCGCTTCGTCGTGGTCGTCGCCGATCGCGCCGCCCGGCCGCTGGAGATCGTGCTCATGCGCGACGGAGGCGTGGATGAGCGGGCCATCCAGCCCGCCGACATCCTCCAGGCCGTGCTCACCCGCGGCGGCCGGTCGTTCGCGGTCGCGCACAATCACCCGGCAGGCACGCTCGACGCCTCGGTGGCCGACACCGTCCTCACCCGCAGGCTCTATCAGGCGGCGGCCACCATCGGGCTCCGTTTCCTCGGCCACATCCTGGTGGCCGGCGACCAGTGGACCGCGCTCTCGACTACGGGGTCAGTCGGGTCGGTCCGCGGAAGAGATAGGTCGTCTCGCGCAGGTTGGCGAGATGCAGCATCAGCATGA
- the prpB gene encoding methylisocitrate lyase translates to MLYSSFPAHEKRAAFRARLASGELVRMPGAFNPLSARLIERKGFEGVYISGAVLSADLGLPDIGLTTLTEVAGRSAQIARMTDLPTLVDADTGFGEPMNVARTVQTLEDAGVAGLHIEDQVNPKRCGHLDGKQVVDEDTALKRIRSAADARRDSNLLIMARTDIRAVEGLEAAIDRAKALVDAGADAIFPEAMADLSEFAAIRAAVDVPILANMTEFGKSDLFTVDQLRDIGVNIVIWPVSLLRLAMGAAERGLDQLLAEGTLEPMLGSMQHRAELYDLIDYEGYNAFDTSVYNFEVRR, encoded by the coding sequence ATGCTGTACTCCTCCTTCCCCGCGCACGAGAAGCGCGCGGCGTTCCGGGCGCGGCTGGCGTCCGGCGAGCTGGTCCGGATGCCCGGCGCCTTCAACCCGCTGAGCGCCCGTCTCATCGAGCGCAAGGGCTTCGAGGGCGTCTACATCTCCGGGGCGGTGCTCTCGGCCGACCTCGGCCTCCCGGACATCGGCCTCACGACGCTGACGGAGGTCGCCGGCCGCTCCGCGCAGATCGCCCGGATGACCGACCTGCCGACCCTGGTCGACGCCGACACCGGCTTCGGCGAGCCGATGAACGTCGCCCGCACGGTGCAGACGCTGGAGGACGCCGGGGTCGCCGGCCTCCACATCGAGGACCAGGTGAACCCCAAGCGCTGCGGCCACCTCGACGGCAAACAGGTCGTGGACGAGGACACGGCGCTCAAGCGCATCCGCTCCGCCGCCGACGCGCGCCGCGATTCCAACCTCCTGATCATGGCGCGCACCGACATCCGCGCCGTGGAGGGGCTGGAGGCCGCGATCGACCGGGCCAAGGCGCTGGTCGACGCGGGCGCCGACGCGATCTTCCCGGAGGCTATGGCCGACCTGTCCGAGTTCGCCGCCATCCGTGCGGCCGTGGACGTGCCGATCCTCGCCAACATGACCGAGTTCGGCAAGAGCGACCTCTTCACCGTCGACCAGCTCCGCGACATCGGCGTGAACATCGTGATCTGGCCGGTCTCCCTGCTCCGCCTGGCGATGGGGGCTGCCGAACGCGGCCTCGACCAGCTCCTCGCGGAGGGCACGCTCGAGCCGATGCTCGGTTCGATGCAGCATCGCGCCGAGCTGTACGACCTGATTGACTACGAGGGCTACAACGCGTTCGACACGTCGGTGTACAACTTCGAGGTGCGCCGCTGA